The Halobacillus amylolyticus nucleotide sequence TAAAGTTAAGGAGGTTTAAACATGGCTAAAACAATTACTGCCGAAGAATATGCAGAAGTTACTAAAAATATGAGTCAACCGGTTGTGCTTGAATTTGGTGCAGATTGGTGACCAGGCTGTCGTCAATTGGGACCGGTGGTCTCAAGCGTATCTGAACAGCTTGATAATGTTGACTTCTACTATGTAGATGTAGACCAATCTTCAGATCTAGCTGGACAGTTTGGGGTACAAAGTATTCCAACATTAGTTTTAATTAAAGATGGAGAAGAAGTGAACCGTTCTGTTGGATTTGCTCCAGAAGAACAGGTGAAGGATTTCGCTCAATCATAAATAGCAAATAAAAAGAAGGCGTCCCAATTTAAAGTTTCGGGGCGCCTTCTTTTATTATCTCTTAGCTTTGAAGGGAGTTATATTGATCACCGTACCTATTCACTCCTCCAATAATGTAAAACTATACCCTTTATCTCGGATCGCTTTGATCAATTCTGGCAAAACTTCAAGCGTTTGTTTCAGTTCATGCAGGAGAATAACTGCTCCATCCTCAAGATTATCAGCGACATTTGTAATGATTTGCTGTGGATCCTCTTTTAGTTCCCAATCGATGGAAGCAATTCTCCACATGACAGGGATTCCATTCAATTGTTTCACTGCTTTAATTGTATCAGCGTTATATTGACCGAATGGCGGGCGGAAGTACTTGATTTTATTCCCTGTAATTCGTTCAATCTTTGTAATACTGTTTTGGATTTCTTTGTACTGTTCTTCATAGGAAAGCTTAGTCAAGTTAGAGTGCTTTGTTGTGTGTGAGCCGATGATATGCCCTTCACCTAACACTCTGTTCCAAGGCCTTTTTGGATATAAAAGGCGAGATTGCCAAAAGAAAACCGCTGGAACATTTTCAGCCTTTAGTACATCAAGTATCTGTGTTAAAACTTTGCTTGGACCGTCATCAAACGTTAAGACAACAGACTTTTCGGCTTTGCTTTGAACAGTAGTAACAACATCTGAATCGTTAGAGTCGTACACGACCCTTGTGCAGTCTACTACTCATGGACTGTTTATCACCTTTATCCCCCCTTTTCCTTAACTAAAAGGTAAACTGATGAGACTCGTACGTTTCCTCATAATTCGTTTCTGTAAATTCCTCTGGAGGGCCATCGAAAATGATTTTCCCATCTTTAAGCGCTAGGAGTCTTGTAGCATAGCGTTTAGCAAGATCGATATCATGTACATTAATAATAGTCAGTAACCCGAGCCGCTGATGCATGTCTTTAAGCAAGGTGAAAATATGGTTTGACGTTCCAGGATCAAGGCTGGCTACTGGTTCATCTCCTAGCAGAATTCTTGGCTGCTGTATTAGAGCACGTGCGATTCCTACCCTTTGTTTTTGACCACCACTTAAATATTCGACTCTGCGATTCATCATCTCAGCAAGTTCAACTTCAGAAATCACACGTTTGGCTTGTTCCAATTCTTTGCTGGAAA carries:
- a CDS encoding thioredoxin family protein — translated: MGPVVSSVSEQLDNVDFYYVDVDQSSDLAGQFGVQSIPTLVLIKDGEEVNRSVGFAPEEQVKDFAQS
- a CDS encoding polysaccharide deacetylase family protein gives rise to the protein MYDSNDSDVVTTVQSKAEKSVVLTFDDGPSKVLTQILDVLKAENVPAVFFWQSRLLYPKRPWNRVLGEGHIIGSHTTKHSNLTKLSYEEQYKEIQNSITKIERITGNKIKYFRPPFGQYNADTIKAVKQLNGIPVMWRIASIDWELKEDPQQIITNVADNLEDGAVILLHELKQTLEVLPELIKAIRDKGYSFTLLEE
- the phnC gene encoding phosphonate ABC transporter ATP-binding protein; translation: MIEMKNVSVRYPGAKYDALSDVNLSFNKGDFVCILGKSGAGKSTFIRAINGLQKLTQGEVYFDGKQLSHMDEEQLRQVRLKMGMIFQHFNLIPRLSVIQNVLTGIFGYRSNFKNLIGLFSSKELEQAKRVISEVELAEMMNRRVEYLSGGQKQRVGIARALIQQPRILLGDEPVASLDPGTSNHIFTLLKDMHQRLGLLTIINVHDIDLAKRYATRLLALKDGKIIFDGPPEEFTETNYEETYESHQFTF